The following coding sequences lie in one Arachis hypogaea cultivar Tifrunner chromosome 4, arahy.Tifrunner.gnm2.J5K5, whole genome shotgun sequence genomic window:
- the LOC112794873 gene encoding uncharacterized protein: MAEENPEGFNRSSSGAQLGSMDVHQIASFLNQLSTLQAQISKASSSPISDPASPYFIHPGESSGSPLISITLNTNNYHSWSRVMLLALKSKNKLKFIDGSIKKPDPTDALFEAWERCNTFIVLWINLSLSSEISESVIWNNVASDLWRDLEHRYCQGDRFRVAELEEEMYQMRQGELTITTYFTKLKAIWEQLNGFRPIPNCVMCNEDCKCGLAKMREYREESYTVRFLRGLNEQYSTVRSHIMLMNPIPDINTAFSLLTQQERQFGNLDLIDSKTLLNNARINYLDGLGNRGRGRDGNRGGRTNGRGRGRGTKIQCTFCGKMGHIVDTCYKKHGLPPHLRQR; the protein is encoded by the coding sequence ATGGCTGAAGAAAATCCAGAGGGTTTCAATCGATCCTCTAGTGGAGCACAACTGGGATCCATGGATGTGCATCAAATTGCAAGCTTTCTTAATCAATTGTCCACATTACAAGCTCAAATCTCCAAAGCTAGTTCAAGTCCGATTTCAGATCCCGCAAGTCCCTACTTCATACATCCTGGTGAGAGTTCTGGTTCGCCTCTGATATCAATTACTCTAAATACAAATAATTACCATAGCTGGAGTAGAGTAATGCTGTTAGCATTAAAatcaaagaataaattaaaattcataGATGGTTCAATAAAGAAGCCAGATCCAACAGATGCATTGTTTGAGGCATGGGAAAGATGCAATACATTTATTGTCTTGTGGATTAATCTGTCTTTGAGTTCTGAAATTTCTGAAAGTGTGATTTGGAATAATGTTGCCTCTGATCTGTGGAGAGATTTGGAACATAGATATTGTCAGGGAGATCGATTTCGAGTGGCTGAGTTAGAGGAAGAGATGTACCAAATGAGACAAGGCGAATTGACAATTACAACATATTTTACAAAGTTGAAGGCTATTTGGGAGCAATTAAATGGATTCAGACCAATTCCTAATTGTGTAATGTGTAATGAGGACTGTAAGTGTGGCCTGGCTAAAATGAGAGAATACAGAGAAGAGAGTTACACAGTGAGGTTTCTAAGAGGCCTCAATGAACAATATTCGACTGTCAGATCCCACATCATGCTTATGAATCCTATTCCTGACATAAACACCGCATTTTCTTTGCTCACTCAACAGGAGAGGCAGTTTGGCAATCTGGATTTGATTGACTCTAAAACCTTATTGAATAATGCAAGGATAAACTACTTAGATGGCTTAGGAAATAGAGGCCGAGGCAGAGATGGAAACAGAGGTGGTCGGACAAATGGAAGAGGCAGAGGTAGGGGCACCAAGATACAGTGCACCTTCTGCGGAAAAATGGGACACATTGTGGACACATGCTACAAAAAGCATGGATTGCCTCCACACTTAAGACAGCGGTAG